The following are encoded in a window of Natrononativus amylolyticus genomic DNA:
- a CDS encoding amidase has protein sequence MVPEPPSRDELRALGESLHLDLTDEELEDFEALVEGTLGMYETVQSASSAEQRSTPGAETRESSRATDDDPYNAWITRCDVSRDVDGPLSGWRIGLKDNVSLAGVEMTCGSAVMEGYVPSIDAEIVDRLLDAGGRIVGKNAMDDMAFAGNGSSGAFGPTVNPRSEDHLAGGSSAGGAAAVAAGEVDLAIGTDQGGSVRVPAAWTGVVGHKPTFGLVPYTGIVGLRHPLDHVGTFTNSTTDAARTLTVLAGRDPFDSRQPEPVPAERYERALDGDVTDLAVGVVEEGFGREGSDPAVDEMTRDAIDRLADAGATVESVSVPSFEIAPDVYTVAMLEGLVATVRSETLGYNRRGWHDTDLATAFGRLRRERGGALPATVKVGLLAGAYANDAFHATYYAKAMNLLEEMTETYDDLFDAYDLLAMPASPETAQRRRPNIGRIEFVARAWTSLANASVFNVTGHPALSVPAGQADGLSVGLQLVGERFADATVLNAGYALEGTG, from the coding sequence ATGGTGCCGGAACCACCATCTCGAGACGAGTTACGGGCGCTGGGCGAGTCGCTCCACCTCGACCTCACCGACGAGGAGCTCGAGGATTTCGAAGCGCTGGTCGAGGGAACGCTTGGAATGTACGAGACCGTTCAATCCGCCAGCTCGGCCGAGCAGCGTTCGACGCCGGGAGCGGAGACCCGCGAGAGCAGTCGAGCGACGGACGACGATCCCTACAACGCGTGGATCACCCGGTGTGACGTCTCACGCGACGTCGACGGCCCGCTTTCGGGGTGGCGAATCGGCCTCAAGGATAACGTCTCGCTCGCGGGCGTCGAAATGACGTGCGGCTCGGCGGTCATGGAAGGCTACGTTCCGAGCATCGACGCAGAAATCGTCGACAGGCTCCTCGACGCCGGCGGGCGAATCGTAGGGAAGAACGCTATGGACGACATGGCATTTGCCGGGAACGGCAGTTCAGGCGCGTTCGGGCCCACCGTGAACCCACGCAGCGAGGATCACCTCGCCGGGGGCTCGAGCGCTGGCGGGGCGGCCGCCGTGGCCGCCGGAGAGGTCGATCTGGCGATCGGGACCGACCAGGGCGGAAGCGTCCGCGTTCCGGCGGCCTGGACCGGCGTCGTCGGCCACAAACCGACGTTCGGGCTGGTTCCGTACACGGGGATCGTCGGTCTTCGTCACCCGCTCGACCACGTCGGGACGTTCACGAACTCCACGACGGATGCTGCGCGGACGCTGACCGTCCTCGCGGGTCGAGACCCCTTCGATTCGCGCCAACCGGAACCCGTGCCCGCGGAGCGCTACGAGCGGGCCCTCGACGGCGACGTAACTGATCTCGCGGTCGGGGTCGTCGAGGAAGGGTTCGGCCGCGAGGGGAGCGACCCCGCAGTCGACGAGATGACCCGGGACGCGATCGATCGGTTGGCCGACGCGGGGGCGACGGTCGAATCCGTCTCCGTTCCGTCGTTCGAGATCGCCCCTGACGTCTACACGGTCGCGATGCTGGAGGGGCTGGTCGCAACCGTTCGCAGCGAGACGCTCGGGTACAACCGCCGGGGCTGGCACGATACGGATCTGGCGACCGCGTTCGGCCGATTGCGCCGTGAACGGGGCGGCGCCCTCCCCGCGACAGTGAAAGTCGGACTCCTCGCCGGCGCCTACGCGAACGACGCGTTTCACGCGACGTACTACGCGAAAGCAATGAACCTCCTCGAGGAGATGACCGAGACGTACGACGACCTGTTCGACGCGTACGACCTGCTCGCGATGCCCGCCTCGCCCGAGACGGCCCAGCGGCGTCGGCCGAATATAGGACGGATCGAGTTCGTCGCGAGAGCCTGGACGAGCCTCGCGAACGCCTCGGTCTTCAACGTGACGGGCCACCCCGCACTGTCGGTTCCCGCCGGCCAAGCGGACGGGTTATCGGTCGGGCTTCAGCTGGTCGGTGAACGGTTCGCCGACGCCACGGTGTTGAACGCCGGATACGCGCTCGAAGGGACGGGATAG
- a CDS encoding CaiB/BaiF CoA transferase family protein, translating into MGTETDIPRPLSDITVLELGHIVAGPFCSLVLADLGADVIKIENRSTGGDLVRDSSDLGNSSFNYLNRDKSSVTVDLKHDDGRAIFEELVAQADVVIENYAPGTADRLGIGYDDLRDHNPALVYCSIKGFNEGPYEEYPALDPVAEALSGLMSVTGHPGQPPVRSGTSVADMAASLYGAISILGALRQREFTGTGQHITASLFESTVSLMGYWLAFTGTYEEIPEPMGASHRNWAPYNAYEAADGWVFIGPSSQRQWERLCEALEVESLVSDDRFETLAARREHDDDLDAILADVVGDYDAEDVIDRLRDAGVPVASINDVAAVIDDPHLQATDALTEITTAEGPRKSIAVPRYPGVSTGFDRIESTDPPELGADTERVLAELGYSTDEIDALADAGVI; encoded by the coding sequence ATGGGCACAGAGACAGACATCCCACGACCGCTGTCGGATATCACCGTGCTCGAACTCGGCCACATCGTCGCCGGACCGTTTTGCAGTCTGGTCCTCGCTGATCTGGGCGCGGACGTCATCAAAATAGAAAACCGGAGCACCGGTGGCGACCTCGTGCGCGACTCGAGCGATCTCGGCAACAGTTCGTTCAACTACCTGAATCGAGACAAATCCAGCGTCACGGTCGATCTCAAACACGACGATGGCAGGGCGATTTTCGAAGAGTTGGTCGCCCAGGCCGACGTCGTCATCGAAAACTACGCTCCCGGCACTGCAGACCGGCTTGGCATCGGCTACGACGACCTCAGGGACCACAATCCGGCGCTCGTCTACTGTTCGATCAAGGGGTTCAACGAAGGCCCGTACGAAGAGTATCCGGCGCTCGACCCGGTCGCAGAGGCGCTGAGCGGGCTCATGAGTGTCACTGGCCATCCAGGCCAGCCCCCGGTGCGGTCGGGGACGAGCGTTGCGGATATGGCCGCCTCACTGTACGGGGCGATCTCGATCCTTGGAGCGCTTCGCCAGCGCGAGTTCACCGGCACGGGCCAGCATATCACCGCGTCGTTGTTCGAAAGTACGGTCTCGCTGATGGGCTACTGGCTGGCGTTTACGGGGACGTACGAGGAGATTCCGGAGCCGATGGGTGCCAGCCACCGCAACTGGGCTCCGTACAACGCCTACGAAGCAGCGGACGGCTGGGTGTTCATCGGGCCGTCCTCACAGCGACAGTGGGAACGGCTCTGTGAGGCGCTCGAGGTCGAATCACTGGTCTCTGACGATCGATTCGAGACGCTCGCGGCCCGACGCGAGCACGACGACGACCTCGACGCGATCCTGGCGGACGTGGTAGGCGACTACGACGCTGAGGACGTGATCGATCGGCTCCGTGATGCAGGCGTGCCGGTCGCCTCGATCAACGATGTCGCGGCCGTGATCGACGACCCGCATCTCCAGGCAACGGATGCACTCACGGAGATCACGACCGCCGAGGGCCCACGCAAATCGATCGCCGTTCCGCGCTATCCTGGGGTGTCGACGGGGTTCGATCGCATCGAGTCGACCGACCCACCCGAACTCGGCGCGGACACCGAACGCGTCCTGGCGGAGTTGGGGTACTCCACGGACGAGATCGATGCGCTCGCGGATGCCGGCGTGATCTAG
- a CDS encoding helix-turn-helix domain-containing protein has protein sequence MSIDIDRFDERSPEELAEMSNPEQVLKFLYENRDRAWKAAEIARQTDVNANSIHPVLARLEDQKLVRHKGPYWAITDEMERLRNAYDVHRATRLFDDLYGEEDRDEWIEASEQASE, from the coding sequence ATGTCCATCGATATCGACCGGTTCGACGAGCGCTCTCCAGAGGAATTAGCCGAGATGAGCAATCCAGAACAGGTGCTCAAGTTCCTCTACGAGAACCGTGATCGGGCGTGGAAAGCCGCAGAGATCGCCCGCCAAACGGACGTGAACGCAAACTCCATCCACCCCGTGCTCGCCCGTCTCGAAGACCAGAAACTCGTTCGACACAAGGGTCCGTACTGGGCCATCACCGACGAGATGGAGCGCCTTCGGAACGCCTATGATGTACACCGGGCCACGCGCCTCTTCGATGACCTCTACGGCGAAGAGGACCGAGATGAGTGGATCGAAGCGAGTGAACAGGCCAGCGAATGA
- a CDS encoding purine-cytosine permease family protein codes for MSLIETEGVDVIPPEKRTRGFWGIFTIWAGFSIVITNFLLGSITMEAGVVTGFVAATISILLVGVIVYLGTAIAAKLGTAGTTAMRAPFGIKGRIIPAVGILIAGVGWFGLQTGIVAQSAEYILADMGFDVPFVVLAFVFGLLMASVAVFGYRWIEWLNRLAVPVMTLLIVLVVYQLWTEYAIDLGAEGTGEMSFWVALNVFPAAVAAYLIVAMDYGRYGTNENPSRPALGATVGWIAFAVVLGFIGIVAASVAGTWNPVDIMVELGLGTVGLLLLILGSWTTNVTNVYVSGMGLAQLFGSRRLYTTVVSGVIGTALAIGGIFTYAGIESFLEALTITLVPTTGILLVHYFLIDGGIDTDALFDAEGKYWYLRGWNPAAVVAWVIGAAYAILAPQWVVPALSAIVLSGGLYYAFHPPVENWIDTRQAEPSAAD; via the coding sequence ATGTCTTTGATCGAGACAGAAGGCGTCGACGTCATTCCACCTGAAAAACGAACGCGGGGGTTCTGGGGGATATTCACGATCTGGGCCGGGTTTTCCATCGTCATCACGAACTTTCTCCTGGGGTCGATTACGATGGAAGCCGGCGTCGTCACGGGGTTCGTCGCCGCGACGATCAGCATCCTCCTCGTAGGAGTCATCGTCTACCTCGGAACGGCGATCGCCGCGAAACTGGGGACGGCGGGGACGACGGCGATGCGTGCGCCGTTCGGAATCAAAGGGCGGATCATTCCGGCGGTCGGAATCCTCATCGCCGGCGTCGGGTGGTTCGGTCTCCAGACGGGGATCGTTGCCCAGAGCGCAGAGTACATTCTCGCGGACATGGGATTCGACGTCCCGTTCGTCGTCCTAGCGTTCGTCTTCGGGTTGTTGATGGCGTCCGTCGCCGTCTTCGGCTACCGGTGGATCGAGTGGCTCAATCGCCTCGCCGTTCCGGTGATGACCCTCCTCATCGTTCTGGTCGTCTATCAGTTGTGGACAGAGTACGCGATCGACCTCGGCGCGGAGGGAACGGGCGAGATGTCGTTCTGGGTCGCGCTTAACGTCTTCCCAGCCGCGGTGGCGGCCTACCTCATCGTGGCGATGGACTACGGCCGCTACGGCACGAACGAAAACCCGTCCCGTCCGGCGCTCGGGGCGACCGTCGGCTGGATCGCGTTCGCGGTCGTCCTCGGGTTTATCGGAATCGTGGCGGCGTCAGTCGCCGGGACGTGGAACCCGGTCGACATCATGGTCGAGCTCGGGCTCGGTACCGTCGGTCTACTGCTGTTGATCCTCGGGTCGTGGACGACGAACGTGACGAACGTCTACGTGAGCGGGATGGGGCTGGCACAATTGTTTGGCTCCCGGCGGCTGTACACGACCGTCGTGAGTGGCGTCATCGGTACCGCACTCGCCATCGGTGGCATCTTCACGTACGCCGGTATCGAGAGCTTCCTCGAGGCGCTCACGATCACGCTCGTGCCGACGACCGGAATCCTGCTGGTACACTACTTCCTGATCGACGGCGGGATCGACACCGACGCCCTGTTCGACGCCGAGGGGAAATACTGGTACCTGCGCGGGTGGAATCCCGCCGCTGTCGTCGCCTGGGTGATCGGCGCCGCGTACGCGATCCTGGCCCCCCAGTGGGTCGTCCCGGCGCTCTCGGCGATCGTGCTGTCCGGTGGCCTGTACTACGCATTCCATCCGCCGGTCGAGAACTGGATCGATACCCGCCAGGCGGAGCCGAGCGCCGCCGACTGA
- a CDS encoding UPF0175 family protein, whose translation MGTISTRVPDDLEAELEAYLEEERLDRSTAVRKLLTEGLAEWRREQALERLAAGEVTLTKAADLAGLSVWEFAQLAAERDITWVSGEHLAADLEEL comes from the coding sequence ATGGGAACGATCTCGACGCGCGTGCCGGACGATCTCGAGGCGGAACTCGAGGCGTATCTCGAAGAAGAGCGCCTCGACCGGAGCACGGCCGTCCGGAAACTGCTCACCGAGGGCCTCGCAGAGTGGCGCCGCGAGCAGGCGCTCGAGCGTCTCGCCGCCGGCGAGGTGACACTCACGAAGGCGGCCGACCTCGCCGGGCTGTCCGTCTGGGAGTTCGCTCAGCTCGCAGCCGAGCGCGACATCACGTGGGTGTCGGGTGAGCACCTCGCGGCCGACCTCGAGGAGCTGTGA
- a CDS encoding M14 family zinc carboxypeptidase yields the protein MSRNHHHHRAAQQDGTDHDSTEGAFDGAIDRRTFLSLAAATGVSLAAPSTVAAEETATHEAMTAEAEFVVAATEAAYEAPLVFEFTDDDSLGAFRDDFADPTWDIDEDDGPPPVVTRKEPTPAAHAHLTEAEVADAVTLDGIELIDFSPGANPFWTLEEPYADRIFPAVEDARNYVSHEENAQGLRHLEETYPDLLRVQTIGHGPGYENVFTGDDPDPRDVYVAEVTNDIQDEAAFREKEKVVFVIGIHGDERQGVEAGVRVIEEAAKGEADDFEHLLDDIVMVFVYINPDGWVVRKPHYESPDTLNFSRGNSTGLDTNRQYPELGWVNPAFWPADPDDAPSVRPDDDQGRGYADMVPDALATVEHLRGYENVTYLCDYHGMHVADYFVLNLETNAAFDHDGIHELDNVNARIRDGKLAHWGGIEAIQQDIDRIAVDRFGQDPDDGPFNQGGLLNWGTIYDCIGYTAGGGIIGWAGQPESKGGLGARAVSPEMCWANTSGFDKQWRPYIARHQSMAYRISMREYAEMTAADSHATVATGDQDTAYVASETLTRSSADLSHTDDPHPGNGQGPPDHARGTQIARRHDTVQPGPAGTSVAASESTSTLSVQLHAHDADEGVVTVRNPAGEVVSRVDLADIEEDACCMGRQGGVYIPAPTAGEWTIDVDGETAVDVDIVTLATDAEHEDPEAILGYTQREYEVNPMQFFDDLEPFLESGGIDGLRVHDVRIGRLLRGRSGQRHYDKLVVSHAEGLDDPRYISAIEEFVAAGGDLVLTDAGVAILGALEVGQAAAITDDDIEEIEMQFAALQEKAHEHPLLAGIRPIQQEVWKVSQLGYTTGVDQPATIVDEDAFEAAGGTIAGTFAGGSTWQPGSSGVGVGTLTAGDAEINVIGSVLPPANQSELHPFGMADYATSFMGHTLVCNALGFEQRRYVNGDLVDTWGEVR from the coding sequence ATGAGCCGAAACCACCACCACCATCGAGCCGCGCAACAGGACGGGACCGACCACGACAGTACCGAGGGCGCCTTTGACGGGGCGATCGACCGCCGGACGTTCCTGAGTCTCGCTGCCGCGACCGGCGTCTCGCTCGCCGCGCCGAGTACCGTCGCCGCCGAGGAGACGGCCACCCACGAGGCGATGACCGCCGAGGCCGAGTTCGTCGTCGCCGCGACCGAGGCGGCGTACGAAGCCCCGCTCGTTTTCGAATTCACCGACGACGACTCCCTCGGGGCGTTTCGAGACGACTTCGCAGACCCGACGTGGGACATCGACGAGGACGATGGCCCGCCGCCAGTCGTCACCCGTAAGGAGCCGACACCCGCCGCCCACGCCCACCTCACCGAGGCGGAGGTGGCCGACGCCGTCACCCTCGACGGCATCGAGTTGATCGATTTCTCGCCGGGAGCCAACCCGTTCTGGACACTCGAGGAGCCGTACGCAGACCGGATCTTTCCTGCGGTCGAAGACGCCCGAAACTACGTCTCTCACGAGGAGAATGCACAGGGGCTGCGACACCTCGAGGAGACGTATCCCGATCTCCTGCGCGTCCAGACTATCGGCCACGGCCCAGGCTACGAGAACGTCTTTACGGGTGACGACCCCGACCCCCGGGACGTCTACGTCGCCGAGGTTACGAACGACATCCAGGATGAGGCAGCATTTCGCGAAAAAGAGAAGGTCGTCTTCGTCATCGGTATCCACGGCGACGAGCGCCAGGGCGTCGAGGCAGGCGTCCGGGTCATCGAGGAGGCCGCCAAAGGCGAGGCCGACGACTTCGAGCACCTGCTCGACGACATCGTCATGGTGTTCGTCTACATCAACCCCGACGGCTGGGTCGTCCGGAAACCCCACTACGAATCGCCGGACACCCTCAACTTCTCCCGCGGGAATTCGACGGGACTGGACACCAACCGCCAGTATCCCGAACTCGGCTGGGTGAATCCAGCGTTCTGGCCGGCCGACCCCGACGACGCCCCGTCCGTGCGCCCGGACGACGACCAGGGTCGGGGGTATGCGGACATGGTGCCGGACGCCCTCGCGACAGTCGAGCATCTCCGTGGGTACGAGAACGTCACCTATCTGTGTGACTACCACGGGATGCACGTCGCCGACTACTTCGTACTCAACCTCGAGACGAACGCGGCGTTCGACCACGACGGGATCCACGAACTCGACAACGTCAACGCCCGCATCCGCGACGGCAAGCTGGCCCACTGGGGCGGCATCGAGGCGATCCAACAGGACATCGACCGGATTGCCGTCGATCGTTTCGGCCAGGATCCCGACGACGGACCGTTCAACCAGGGTGGACTCCTCAATTGGGGGACGATCTACGACTGTATCGGCTACACCGCCGGCGGCGGCATCATCGGCTGGGCCGGCCAGCCCGAATCGAAGGGCGGCCTCGGTGCACGGGCGGTCTCCCCTGAAATGTGTTGGGCGAACACCTCCGGGTTCGACAAGCAGTGGCGCCCCTATATTGCACGTCACCAGTCGATGGCCTATCGCATCTCCATGCGCGAGTACGCCGAGATGACCGCTGCTGACAGTCACGCGACGGTCGCGACGGGCGATCAAGACACGGCGTACGTCGCATCAGAAACGCTGACGCGCTCGTCGGCTGACCTCTCGCACACCGACGATCCTCACCCTGGAAACGGTCAGGGCCCGCCCGATCACGCCCGGGGGACGCAGATCGCTCGGCGTCACGACACCGTCCAGCCCGGGCCTGCCGGCACGAGCGTCGCGGCGAGCGAGTCAACCTCGACGCTGTCCGTCCAGCTCCACGCCCACGACGCCGACGAAGGCGTCGTCACGGTACGCAACCCTGCCGGGGAGGTCGTCTCCAGGGTCGATCTGGCCGACATCGAGGAGGACGCCTGCTGTATGGGTCGACAAGGCGGCGTATACATCCCTGCGCCCACGGCGGGTGAGTGGACCATCGACGTCGACGGCGAGACGGCCGTCGACGTCGACATTGTAACGCTGGCGACCGACGCCGAGCACGAAGACCCCGAGGCAATCCTCGGCTACACCCAGCGCGAGTACGAGGTGAACCCGATGCAGTTCTTCGACGACCTCGAGCCGTTTCTCGAGAGTGGCGGGATCGACGGCCTCCGTGTCCACGACGTTCGCATCGGCCGTCTGCTGCGCGGACGCTCTGGTCAGCGCCACTACGACAAACTGGTCGTCTCCCACGCCGAGGGCCTCGACGACCCACGATATATCAGCGCAATCGAGGAGTTCGTTGCCGCTGGCGGCGACCTCGTGCTCACCGACGCCGGCGTCGCCATCCTCGGCGCACTCGAGGTCGGACAGGCCGCCGCGATCACCGACGACGATATCGAGGAGATCGAGATGCAGTTCGCCGCTCTCCAGGAGAAAGCCCACGAACACCCGCTACTCGCGGGGATCAGACCGATTCAACAGGAGGTCTGGAAGGTCTCCCAGCTCGGCTATACGACGGGGGTCGACCAGCCCGCAACGATTGTCGACGAGGACGCCTTCGAGGCCGCTGGCGGCACTATCGCCGGCACCTTTGCAGGCGGATCGACGTGGCAGCCCGGCTCCTCCGGCGTGGGCGTCGGGACGCTCACTGCCGGGGACGCGGAGATCAACGTGATCGGTTCGGTCCTACCGCCGGCGAACCAATCTGAGCTCCACCCGTTCGGAATGGCTGACTACGCCACCTCATTTATGGGACACACGCTAGTGTGTAACGCCCTCGGGTTTGAGCAGCGCCGATACGTCAACGGCGACCTCGTCGACACCTGGGGCGAGGTGCGATAG
- a CDS encoding Bug family tripartite tricarboxylate transporter substrate binding protein, with product MASTDPLSHRDVHLWCLLTISIWSRTRYLAKMRGTADRRAFLQAAGAVSAVGLAGCIDSLDSLAGDGEYPSQSLTNVVPYDEGGGSDVIVRQIMPIVSDELGEDIQIDNMPGASGLRGAGHVMNAEPDGYTFLKINVQLASITAMINPPDFEFSDLKGLCVVGGSPLAVIANPDLELEGLQDAIDRYENGELDNIGGLGAMFLVQAVILRDQYGLDWNSYIQYDGSGPVVQAVASGEVPLGIVSDAAAEGAIESGDVEGAVVLHSSGSIAMPETDTITDQGFDDMDFVGEATRCTWVPPETPEDRIETLSEAIRTGIEAEETQEWAEESGNRLEWEPADQADAYMEEVWEEVPERIDIDELREEAE from the coding sequence ATGGCTTCGACCGACCCCCTGAGCCATCGTGATGTTCATCTGTGGTGCTTGTTAACAATAAGTATATGGTCTCGCACCCGCTATCTCGCGAAGATGAGGGGAACAGCAGACAGACGAGCGTTTCTACAGGCCGCGGGAGCGGTGTCGGCCGTCGGCCTGGCTGGGTGTATCGATTCACTGGACTCGTTGGCCGGAGACGGCGAGTATCCGAGCCAGTCACTGACTAACGTCGTGCCATACGACGAGGGTGGAGGATCGGACGTGATCGTCCGCCAGATCATGCCGATCGTGTCCGACGAACTCGGCGAAGACATCCAGATCGACAATATGCCCGGGGCGAGTGGACTACGGGGGGCTGGACACGTTATGAACGCGGAACCGGATGGCTACACGTTCCTCAAAATCAACGTCCAACTCGCCTCGATCACGGCGATGATCAACCCTCCCGATTTCGAGTTCAGCGACCTGAAGGGGCTCTGTGTGGTGGGTGGGTCACCGCTTGCGGTAATCGCAAACCCCGACCTCGAACTTGAGGGGCTCCAGGACGCGATCGACCGGTATGAAAACGGAGAGCTTGACAACATCGGTGGGCTGGGTGCGATGTTCCTCGTCCAGGCGGTGATCCTGCGCGATCAGTACGGCCTCGACTGGAACAGCTATATCCAGTACGATGGCTCCGGCCCAGTCGTGCAAGCGGTCGCCTCCGGTGAGGTACCCCTCGGGATCGTCTCGGATGCGGCAGCCGAGGGCGCGATCGAGTCCGGTGATGTCGAGGGGGCAGTGGTCCTACACAGCTCCGGGAGCATCGCCATGCCAGAGACGGACACGATTACCGATCAGGGGTTCGACGACATGGACTTCGTCGGCGAGGCGACCCGGTGTACGTGGGTCCCACCCGAGACGCCCGAAGACCGAATCGAAACGCTCTCGGAGGCGATCCGGACGGGCATCGAAGCCGAGGAGACCCAGGAGTGGGCCGAAGAGAGCGGGAACCGTCTCGAGTGGGAACCTGCCGACCAGGCAGACGCGTACATGGAAGAAGTGTGGGAAGAGGTGCCCGAGCGGATCGATATCGACGAACTCAGAGAGGAGGCTGAATAA
- a CDS encoding type II toxin-antitoxin system PemK/MazF family toxin, translated as MSVDRGTIVYAADPFKDGDSGRPWVIISTPEMPFQGEQYIVLTLSTKTWYENRIPIETDDVIEGGLPDESSILPWAVQSLGPDAIDRTLGVLREDVVDIAVGTLVSYLGIRPEQVR; from the coding sequence ATGAGCGTCGATCGCGGAACGATTGTCTACGCTGCGGATCCGTTCAAAGACGGTGACTCCGGGCGACCGTGGGTGATCATCAGCACGCCAGAAATGCCGTTCCAAGGCGAACAGTATATCGTGCTCACTCTTTCCACGAAAACATGGTATGAAAACCGAATCCCGATTGAGACCGATGATGTGATTGAAGGCGGTCTTCCGGATGAGAGTTCGATTCTTCCCTGGGCAGTTCAGTCTCTTGGACCCGATGCGATCGACCGTACACTCGGGGTTCTACGCGAGGACGTTGTTGACATTGCTGTCGGTACGCTCGTCTCGTATTTGGGAATCCGCCCGGAGCAAGTCCGATAG
- a CDS encoding tripartite tricarboxylate transporter TctB family protein — MRLLRWELTSEHGLLLTLFVISAYMLVESFSFGSRTAALFPQLTAVATLLCVLLLLLQNYLPEPLRLAVAEPVDIFGGTSDEERDPPAEQPGDRTQPDPDTATSGGDPAPAAARPLDETSFTLLAIVAYVGGSYLIGMLWATPLFVAGYAAWFRLGVVRIVGLSVLSFVIVLFFLILLNTPVLRGVLT; from the coding sequence ATGCGTCTGTTGCGCTGGGAACTCACGTCCGAGCACGGACTTCTCCTTACGTTGTTCGTCATCTCGGCGTACATGCTCGTCGAGTCCTTCTCGTTTGGCTCGCGAACTGCGGCGTTGTTTCCCCAGCTGACGGCCGTCGCCACCCTGCTCTGTGTACTGCTGTTACTCCTCCAGAACTACCTTCCGGAACCCCTGCGGCTGGCAGTTGCAGAACCCGTCGACATCTTCGGTGGGACGAGCGACGAGGAACGTGACCCCCCCGCCGAGCAACCAGGGGACCGAACCCAGCCCGATCCCGACACGGCCACCTCCGGTGGCGATCCAGCGCCAGCGGCAGCACGCCCGCTCGACGAAACGTCGTTTACACTCCTTGCGATCGTCGCGTACGTGGGGGGCTCATATCTGATCGGGATGCTGTGGGCGACGCCGCTGTTCGTCGCCGGCTACGCCGCGTGGTTCCGGCTGGGGGTGGTGCGTATCGTCGGTCTCTCCGTCCTCTCGTTCGTGATCGTCCTCTTCTTCCTGATATTACTCAACACGCCGGTTCTCAGAGGGGTGCTCACGTGA
- a CDS encoding DUF3368 domain-containing protein: MWVLDATPLIYLAKVDALHVVEALDGQCSIPQQVYDEVVTAGLEAGYADARRIERRVDEGAFEVVTVDDTPLGGRLARNPTLSEADVAVLACAASRDGIAVMDEVAGRTVAEVEDIETKGTAYIVLLGAKRGVISVTEARETIDAMLEAGWYCAPDLYTKLVQTLESLEEA; the protein is encoded by the coding sequence ATGTGGGTCTTGGATGCGACGCCGCTCATCTACCTCGCGAAAGTCGACGCCCTCCACGTCGTCGAGGCGCTCGACGGACAGTGTTCTATCCCCCAGCAGGTCTACGACGAAGTCGTGACGGCCGGCCTCGAGGCGGGGTATGCCGATGCGCGGCGGATCGAACGCCGTGTCGACGAGGGGGCGTTCGAGGTCGTCACTGTTGATGATACCCCGCTTGGCGGTCGATTGGCGCGGAATCCGACCCTGAGCGAGGCCGACGTTGCCGTCCTCGCCTGTGCCGCCTCACGTGATGGGATCGCGGTGATGGACGAGGTCGCCGGCCGAACCGTCGCCGAGGTCGAGGACATCGAGACGAAAGGCACGGCCTACATCGTACTCCTGGGTGCGAAACGCGGGGTCATCTCGGTCACCGAGGCCCGGGAGACGATCGATGCGATGCTCGAGGCCGGGTGGTACTGTGCGCCCGATCTGTACACGAAGCTCGTCCAAACGCTCGAGTCGCTCGAGGAGGCGTAG